The following coding sequences lie in one Mesorhizobium sp. DCY119 genomic window:
- a CDS encoding helicase HerA-like C-terminal domain-containing protein, whose product MAQQDSIFIGASRKPDDSYQRPESLLLKYGNRHGLITGATGTGKTVTLQILAEGFSNAGVPVFCADIKGDLSGIAAVGEPKDFLLKRAEAIKLEPYEFRETPVIFWDLFGEQGHPIRATVTEMGPLLLSRLMNLTNAQEGVLNIAFKIADEEGLLLLDMKDLQSMLAHMATRSEELSARYGNVNKTSVGAIQRSLLVLEQQGGKNFFGEPALRIPDIMRTTPDGRGAVNVLAADKLMTNPRLYSTFLLWLLSELFEELPEVGDPEKPRLVFFFDEAHLLFNEAPKALLDRVEQVVRLIRSKGVGVYFVTQNPLDVPETVLAQLGNRIQHALRAYTPRETNAVKVAADTFRPNPDFKTFEAITNLSTGEALVSTLEDKGVPSMVQRTLIRPPSSRIGPLTPEERRKVINASPVTGQYDQMVDRESAYEILLARAKQGQTAPQGETQASGGGWTLPDFGGGGSKQPTGRRTAQPRASGRQTVAEAAIKSVVRSVGSSLGRALVRGILGSLKR is encoded by the coding sequence ATGGCGCAGCAAGACAGCATTTTCATCGGGGCCAGCCGTAAGCCTGATGACAGCTATCAAAGACCTGAAAGTCTGCTCCTGAAATATGGAAACCGGCACGGCCTGATCACTGGCGCGACGGGCACGGGCAAGACGGTCACGCTTCAGATTCTCGCCGAAGGCTTTTCCAACGCCGGCGTTCCTGTCTTCTGCGCCGACATCAAGGGTGATCTGTCTGGTATTGCAGCGGTTGGCGAGCCGAAGGATTTTCTGCTCAAGCGCGCCGAAGCGATCAAGCTCGAGCCTTACGAGTTCCGTGAAACGCCGGTTATCTTCTGGGATCTGTTCGGCGAGCAGGGCCATCCGATCCGCGCCACTGTCACGGAAATGGGGCCGCTGCTGCTGTCGCGGCTGATGAACCTTACCAATGCGCAGGAAGGCGTTCTCAACATCGCTTTTAAGATCGCCGACGAGGAGGGGCTTCTGCTCCTCGACATGAAGGACCTGCAGTCGATGCTGGCCCACATGGCCACACGCTCGGAAGAGCTTTCGGCGCGCTACGGCAACGTCAACAAGACCTCGGTCGGTGCGATCCAGCGCTCGCTGCTCGTTCTGGAACAGCAGGGCGGCAAGAATTTCTTCGGCGAGCCGGCGCTGCGGATTCCCGACATCATGCGCACGACACCGGACGGGCGTGGCGCGGTGAATGTTCTGGCAGCCGACAAGCTGATGACGAACCCGCGGCTTTATTCCACCTTCCTGCTCTGGCTGCTTTCCGAACTCTTCGAGGAACTGCCGGAAGTCGGCGACCCGGAAAAGCCGCGTCTCGTCTTCTTCTTCGATGAGGCGCATCTGCTTTTCAACGAAGCTCCGAAGGCACTGCTCGACCGCGTCGAGCAGGTCGTTCGGCTTATCCGTTCCAAGGGCGTGGGCGTGTATTTCGTCACGCAGAACCCGCTGGACGTACCGGAAACGGTGCTCGCCCAGCTTGGCAACCGCATTCAGCATGCGCTGCGCGCCTATACGCCGCGCGAAACGAATGCGGTGAAGGTCGCGGCCGACACGTTCCGGCCCAACCCGGATTTCAAGACGTTCGAAGCGATAACCAATCTCAGCACCGGCGAGGCGCTGGTTTCGACGCTCGAAGACAAGGGCGTTCCTTCAATGGTCCAACGGACGTTGATCCGCCCGCCGTCGTCGCGCATCGGCCCGCTGACGCCGGAAGAACGCCGCAAGGTGATCAATGCCAGCCCGGTGACGGGTCAGTACGACCAGATGGTCGATCGCGAATCGGCCTACGAAATTCTGTTGGCTCGGGCCAAGCAGGGACAGACCGCGCCTCAGGGCGAAACCCAAGCCAGCGGCGGTGGCTGGACATTGCCGGATTTCGGCGGTGGCGGTTCAAAACAACCCACGGGACGCCGTACCGCACAGCCGCGCGCTTCCGGCCGCCAGACGGTCGCGGAAGCGGCGATCAAATCAGTTGTGCGGTCAGTGGGCTCCTCGCTCGGACGCGCGCTGGTGCGCGGGATTCTCGGAAGCCTGAAGCGGTGA
- a CDS encoding methylmalonyl-CoA mutase subunit beta has product MDARAIFSDVEFQPADRERWTALAQKALSGASFEETLVSHTDDGIRIDPLYERAQSAEFLSRQNAEAPWIITQRIDDPDPKRANRQALEEINQGATGLSLVFDGAPNAFGYGLPGTAEALDAVLEGVVLNRTYLRIDVHPSSRAMADWLVAILTKRRADPAKLNLSFGIDPAAIFAGTGRLRMSIEALQASMPQSLAHFFALGVPGVLLEADGRVLHNAGATEAQELGVMLASAVAHLRLFEEARQALLYAAPHIGFSLSVDQDQFLSMAKIRALRKLWARVQQACSIAPSQAAIHAETSYRMMTVKDPETNILRTTLASFAAVAGGADSVAILPHTITHGLPEGFARRIARNTQLIMAGESHIGFVGDPASGSGGVEALTAALCEAAWQEFQAIEAEGGILRSLANGLIQGRVIEARNKRIAEYKAGKRAIVGTTVFPVKSERPVETIKADRHPAPTDGTVFCEALPAERLDELIGAAS; this is encoded by the coding sequence ATGGACGCCCGAGCGATTTTCAGTGATGTCGAATTCCAACCGGCGGACCGCGAGCGTTGGACAGCGCTGGCGCAAAAAGCGCTTTCCGGCGCTTCGTTCGAAGAGACGCTTGTTTCGCACACAGACGACGGAATCCGCATCGACCCGCTCTACGAGCGTGCGCAAAGCGCGGAGTTCCTGTCGCGCCAGAACGCGGAAGCGCCATGGATCATTACGCAGCGCATCGACGATCCGGACCCCAAGCGAGCGAACCGGCAGGCACTGGAAGAGATAAACCAGGGCGCGACCGGGCTTTCGCTGGTATTCGACGGCGCGCCGAATGCATTCGGATACGGCCTGCCGGGAACCGCCGAAGCGCTCGATGCGGTTCTGGAAGGCGTGGTGCTCAACCGCACCTATCTGCGGATCGACGTGCATCCTTCAAGCCGGGCCATGGCCGACTGGCTGGTTGCGATCCTGACCAAGCGACGCGCCGATCCGGCAAAGCTCAATCTCTCCTTCGGCATCGATCCGGCAGCGATCTTTGCCGGCACCGGGCGGCTGCGCATGTCGATCGAGGCGCTCCAGGCATCCATGCCGCAATCGCTGGCGCATTTCTTCGCGCTTGGCGTTCCGGGCGTGCTTCTGGAGGCAGACGGCCGCGTGCTGCACAATGCGGGTGCGACGGAAGCGCAGGAACTCGGCGTCATGCTGGCTTCCGCCGTGGCTCACCTTCGCCTGTTCGAAGAGGCACGTCAGGCTTTGCTCTACGCTGCCCCGCATATCGGCTTCTCGCTCAGCGTCGATCAGGATCAGTTCCTGTCGATGGCCAAGATCAGGGCATTGCGAAAACTCTGGGCGCGGGTCCAGCAGGCCTGCTCGATTGCGCCCTCACAGGCGGCCATTCACGCCGAAACGTCCTACCGGATGATGACCGTGAAAGACCCGGAGACCAACATCCTGCGCACCACATTGGCCAGCTTTGCGGCAGTTGCCGGTGGCGCGGACTCAGTCGCCATCCTGCCCCACACCATCACCCACGGCTTGCCGGAAGGCTTTGCGCGACGCATTGCACGCAACACCCAACTCATCATGGCGGGTGAAAGCCACATCGGCTTCGTCGGCGACCCGGCATCCGGTTCCGGCGGCGTCGAGGCGCTGACCGCGGCATTGTGCGAGGCAGCCTGGCAGGAGTTTCAGGCCATCGAGGCTGAGGGCGGCATACTCAGGAGCCTCGCCAACGGGCTTATCCAGGGCCGTGTCATCGAGGCGCGCAACAAGCGGATTGCCGAATACAAAGCCGGAAAGCGGGCAATCGTCGGTACCACCGTCTTCCCCGTGAAGTCCGAACGCCCCGTCGAAACCATCAAGGCAGACCGTCACCCGGCGCCGACGGACGGCACGGTGTTTTGTGAAGCATTGCCTGCTGAAAGGCTCGACGAATTGATCGGAGCCGCATCATGA
- the scpA gene encoding methylmalonyl-CoA mutase, with translation MIPDFSKLAWSEPPSGKSGADAKIWQTPEGIPIKRRYGPEDLAGLPHLDGYPGSAPYIRGPYPTMYVQQPWTIRQYAGFSTAEESNAFYRRNLAAGQKGLSVAFDLATHRGYDSDHPRVAGDVGMAGVAIDSILDMRQLFDGIPLDQMTVSMTMNGAVLPIMALYIVAAEEQGVAQKDLAGTIQNDILKEFMVRNTYIYPPKPSMRIISDIFSYTSHHMPKFNSISISGYHMQEAGATADLELAYTIADGIEYARAGVAAGLDIDKFAPRLSFFWAIGMNFFMEVAKMRAARLLWAGLMQKNFSPKDQRSLSLRTHCQTSGWSLTAQDPYNNIMRTMIEAMAATQGHTQSLHTNSFDEALALPTDHSARIARNTQLILQKESGTTRIIDPWGGSAYVERLTHDLAARALSHIEEVEALGGMAAATEKGIPKLRIEEAAARTQARIDSGQQVLVGVNAFQPETDIEVDVLKIDNAEVRARQLSKLQQLKGTRDVAAVESALDALTKAATGNENLLEFAIRAARARATVGEISLALEKAFGRHVATVQTISGVYRSEIGENPTVDRVQEKVEAFEKKTGSKPRILVAKMGQDGHDRGQKVIATAFADLGFDVTVGAMFQTPEEIAKLAVDRDVHIVGASSLAAGHLTLVPELRDALKKHGREDILIVAGGVIPPQDYDAVLKAGATEIFPPGTVIPEAAERLLDGLLS, from the coding sequence ATGATACCCGATTTTTCAAAGCTAGCCTGGTCCGAGCCGCCGTCCGGCAAGTCTGGTGCGGATGCGAAAATCTGGCAGACGCCGGAAGGCATTCCCATCAAGCGCCGCTACGGTCCCGAAGATCTCGCCGGCTTGCCGCACCTCGACGGCTATCCCGGCAGCGCGCCCTACATTCGCGGGCCCTACCCGACCATGTATGTCCAGCAGCCCTGGACGATCCGCCAGTACGCCGGCTTCTCGACGGCGGAAGAATCCAACGCCTTCTATCGGCGCAATCTGGCGGCGGGCCAGAAGGGCCTTTCGGTGGCTTTCGACCTTGCCACTCATCGCGGCTATGACAGCGATCATCCGCGCGTTGCCGGCGATGTCGGCATGGCCGGCGTCGCGATCGATTCCATCCTCGACATGCGCCAGCTGTTCGACGGCATTCCCCTCGACCAGATGACCGTGTCGATGACCATGAACGGCGCGGTTCTGCCGATCATGGCGCTCTATATCGTGGCCGCCGAAGAACAGGGCGTTGCGCAGAAGGATTTGGCCGGAACCATTCAGAATGACATTCTGAAAGAGTTCATGGTGCGCAACACCTACATTTACCCGCCGAAGCCTTCGATGCGGATCATTTCCGACATCTTTTCCTACACTTCGCATCATATGCCGAAGTTCAACTCGATCTCGATTTCCGGCTATCATATGCAGGAAGCCGGCGCGACCGCCGACCTCGAGCTAGCCTACACCATCGCCGACGGCATCGAATATGCCCGCGCCGGCGTGGCCGCAGGTCTCGACATCGACAAATTCGCTCCGCGCCTGTCGTTCTTCTGGGCGATCGGGATGAACTTCTTCATGGAAGTCGCCAAGATGCGGGCCGCACGCCTGCTCTGGGCCGGCCTGATGCAGAAGAACTTTTCACCGAAGGACCAGCGCTCGCTGTCGCTGCGCACCCATTGCCAGACCTCCGGCTGGTCGCTGACGGCGCAGGACCCCTACAACAACATCATGCGCACCATGATCGAGGCGATGGCCGCGACGCAGGGACATACGCAGTCGCTTCACACCAATTCCTTCGATGAAGCGCTGGCGCTGCCGACCGACCATTCGGCGCGCATCGCCCGCAACACGCAGCTCATCCTGCAAAAGGAATCCGGCACCACCCGTATCATCGACCCGTGGGGTGGTTCAGCCTATGTCGAGCGGCTGACGCATGATCTCGCGGCGCGGGCTCTTTCGCACATCGAAGAGGTCGAGGCGCTCGGCGGCATGGCCGCTGCTACCGAAAAAGGCATTCCCAAGCTGCGCATCGAGGAAGCCGCCGCCCGTACCCAGGCAAGGATCGATTCCGGTCAGCAGGTGCTTGTCGGCGTCAACGCGTTCCAGCCCGAGACGGACATCGAGGTCGATGTCCTCAAGATCGACAACGCGGAAGTGCGCGCGCGCCAGCTTTCCAAGCTGCAGCAGCTGAAGGGTACGCGCGATGTTGCCGCCGTCGAAAGCGCGCTCGACGCATTGACCAAGGCAGCGACCGGCAACGAAAACCTGCTCGAATTCGCCATCCGGGCGGCACGCGCCAGAGCCACAGTGGGCGAAATCTCGCTTGCGCTCGAAAAAGCCTTCGGCCGCCATGTCGCCACCGTACAGACGATCTCCGGCGTCTACCGTTCAGAGATCGGCGAAAACCCGACTGTCGATCGCGTTCAGGAAAAGGTCGAGGCTTTCGAGAAGAAGACCGGCTCCAAGCCGCGCATTCTCGTCGCCAAAATGGGACAGGACGGGCATGACCGCGGCCAGAAGGTGATTGCAACCGCCTTTGCCGACCTTGGCTTCGACGTCACCGTGGGCGCGATGTTCCAGACACCGGAGGAGATCGCCAAGCTCGCCGTCGACCGCGATGTCCACATCGTCGGCGCCTCGTCGCTCGCCGCCGGCCATCTCACGCTTGTTCCCGAACTGCGCGACGCGCTGAAGAAACATGGCCGCGAAGATATCCTGATCGTCGCCGGCGGCGTCATCCCGCCGCAGGACTATGATGCGGTGCTGAAAGCCGGCGCCACCGAAATCTTCCCGCCCGGGACGGTCATCCCGGAAGCGGCGGAACGGTTGTTGGATGGGCTGCTTTCATAA
- the greA gene encoding transcription elongation factor GreA, giving the protein MSRAFTREDDNEAIADIGERPISSHRNLVTEHGLALIEAELAELREELGKAERQADRERLALVSRDLRYWTARRESAELSVPEPDSDVVRFGMGVTLEGDDGKKVHWKIVGEDEADPAKGTISHVSPMAVALFGKSVGDIATVNGKEWEIVKLSIGG; this is encoded by the coding sequence ATGAGCAGAGCTTTCACACGCGAGGATGACAACGAAGCCATCGCCGACATTGGCGAGCGGCCGATCAGTTCTCACCGCAATCTCGTGACAGAACACGGCCTTGCGCTTATCGAGGCAGAGCTTGCCGAATTGCGCGAGGAACTCGGCAAGGCGGAGCGGCAGGCCGACCGCGAACGGCTTGCGCTGGTTTCGCGAGACCTGCGCTACTGGACGGCACGGCGCGAAAGCGCGGAACTTTCAGTGCCGGAGCCTGACAGCGATGTGGTGCGCTTCGGCATGGGCGTGACGCTGGAAGGCGACGACGGCAAGAAAGTGCACTGGAAGATCGTCGGCGAGGACGAAGCGGACCCGGCAAAGGGCACCATCTCGCATGTCTCACCGATGGCCGTTGCGCTGTTCGGGAAATCCGTCGGCGACATCGCCACGGTCAACGGCAAGGAATGGGAGATCGTGAAACTGAGCATCGGCGGCTGA
- a CDS encoding TIGR03808 family TAT-translocated repetitive protein, with the protein MLNRRRFLAGTAGFAVGGLTVPLSATAASIAGVELASMRGSIDATELGVRPGAFEDQSNAFFKMLQSAADRDMPVFLPPGTYVVSNLALPRRVRLTGVPGATRIIYGGGGHLFAAEDAEIIDLSGLVLDGANKWLGDYTQGLVDLRRISQLSIDNCQIIASGKNGISLEAASGRIERSTISGAADAGIYSVEAGRMQIANNTVTDCGNGGILVHRWQPAEDGTIVTGNRVERIAARNGGTGQYGNGINAFRAGNVMIANNMVSDCAFSAIRANSANNVQIAGNTCSRLGETAIYSEFSFEGAVITGNIVDGAANGISIVNFNEGGRLGVCSNNIVRNMSKQGPYPPDAAGFGIGIGIEADTAVTGNVVENAPSFGINIGWGPYLRNVTATGNVVRNAGTGIAVTVVEGAGSAVITDNIIDGAKNGAIVGHRWLDAATGDLASGGNGGFAHLTIERNHAS; encoded by the coding sequence ATGCTGAACAGACGCCGCTTTCTTGCCGGCACAGCCGGCTTTGCCGTTGGCGGACTGACCGTGCCGCTCAGTGCCACGGCGGCAAGCATCGCCGGCGTCGAACTCGCGTCCATGCGCGGCTCGATCGATGCGACCGAGCTTGGTGTTCGGCCCGGCGCATTCGAGGACCAGAGCAACGCATTTTTCAAAATGCTACAGAGCGCCGCCGATCGCGACATGCCGGTCTTCCTCCCTCCGGGTACCTATGTCGTTTCAAATCTTGCTTTGCCGCGACGCGTCCGCCTTACCGGCGTGCCGGGCGCCACGCGCATCATCTATGGCGGCGGCGGTCATCTGTTCGCTGCCGAAGATGCAGAGATCATCGACCTATCCGGCCTCGTGCTGGATGGCGCCAACAAATGGCTTGGCGACTACACGCAAGGTCTCGTCGATCTGCGCCGCATCAGCCAGCTTTCCATCGACAATTGCCAGATCATCGCCAGCGGCAAGAACGGTATTTCGCTGGAAGCAGCATCCGGCCGCATCGAACGATCGACCATTTCAGGTGCAGCTGACGCCGGCATTTATTCCGTCGAAGCCGGGCGCATGCAGATCGCCAACAACACGGTCACCGACTGCGGCAATGGCGGCATTCTCGTCCATCGCTGGCAGCCGGCCGAAGACGGCACCATTGTCACCGGCAACCGCGTCGAGCGGATTGCCGCGCGCAATGGCGGTACCGGCCAATATGGCAACGGAATCAATGCCTTCCGCGCCGGCAATGTGATGATCGCCAACAACATGGTTTCGGATTGCGCCTTTTCCGCCATCCGCGCCAACAGCGCAAACAATGTCCAGATCGCCGGCAACACATGCTCACGGCTTGGCGAAACCGCGATCTATTCCGAATTCTCCTTCGAGGGCGCTGTCATCACCGGCAACATTGTCGATGGCGCAGCCAACGGCATCTCGATCGTCAATTTCAACGAAGGCGGACGCCTCGGCGTCTGTTCCAACAACATCGTCCGAAACATGTCGAAGCAAGGCCCCTACCCGCCTGATGCAGCCGGCTTTGGCATAGGCATCGGCATCGAGGCCGACACTGCGGTCACCGGCAATGTGGTGGAAAACGCACCGTCCTTCGGCATCAATATCGGCTGGGGGCCATATTTGCGCAATGTCACTGCCACCGGCAATGTCGTCCGCAACGCCGGCACGGGAATTGCGGTAACCGTTGTGGAAGGTGCCGGCTCGGCGGTCATTACCGACAACATCATCGACGGCGCAAAGAATGGCGCAATCGTCGGTCATCGCTGGCTCGACGCCGCCACAGGTGATCTCGCTTCAGGCGGCAATGGCGGCTTCGCGCATCTGACCATCGAGCGCAATCACGCAAGCTGA
- a CDS encoding asparaginase translates to MTDPVLVEVLRGDIVESVHRGSVAIFDADGKAVLEIGDTSQAVFPRSAVKAIQALPLIETGAADAYGLSDKELALACASHNGETEHVELARAMLVKAGLDEGALECGAHWPSYQNATTALARAGGSPGALHNNCSGKHAGFICACCHAGIEHHGYVKAGHAYQEMVREAMEGVTGAAHNADNRGTDGCSIPTYAVPLRNIAHGFARMATGVGLAPARATAAKRLFAACMAEPFYVAGSERSDTKLMETAPGRIFVKIGAEGVFCAAVPELGLGIALKCDDGAGRAAEVMVAAVLAKLLAKDEALAEKLSTLANPTLVNWNGITVGSLRPAAALA, encoded by the coding sequence ATGACAGATCCGGTTCTCGTCGAAGTCCTGCGTGGTGATATCGTTGAAAGCGTGCATCGCGGATCGGTCGCGATCTTCGATGCCGACGGCAAGGCGGTTCTGGAGATCGGCGATACCTCGCAGGCCGTCTTTCCGCGGTCTGCCGTCAAGGCGATCCAGGCGCTGCCGCTCATCGAGACCGGGGCTGCGGATGCTTACGGCCTTAGTGACAAGGAATTGGCGCTGGCCTGCGCTTCGCACAATGGCGAGACGGAGCATGTCGAACTGGCTCGGGCCATGCTGGTAAAAGCCGGTCTGGACGAGGGGGCGCTGGAGTGCGGCGCGCATTGGCCGTCCTATCAGAATGCCACGACCGCACTGGCAAGAGCCGGCGGTTCGCCGGGCGCCCTTCACAACAATTGCTCGGGAAAGCACGCCGGTTTCATCTGCGCCTGCTGCCATGCCGGCATCGAACATCATGGCTATGTGAAGGCCGGGCATGCCTACCAGGAAATGGTGCGCGAGGCGATGGAGGGCGTGACCGGCGCAGCGCACAATGCCGACAATCGCGGCACCGACGGCTGCTCGATCCCGACCTATGCGGTGCCACTCAGGAACATCGCGCATGGCTTTGCCAGGATGGCGACGGGAGTAGGACTTGCGCCTGCGCGCGCGACGGCGGCCAAGCGCCTGTTTGCAGCCTGCATGGCCGAGCCCTTCTATGTAGCCGGCTCCGAGCGGTCGGACACCAAACTCATGGAAACTGCGCCGGGGCGCATCTTCGTCAAGATTGGCGCGGAAGGCGTTTTTTGCGCCGCAGTGCCCGAACTCGGCCTCGGCATCGCGCTGAAATGCGACGATGGCGCCGGGCGCGCGGCGGAAGTGATGGTTGCGGCGGTTCTGGCGAAGCTTCTGGCAAAGGACGAGGCGCTGGCGGAAAAGCTTAGCACGCTTGCCAATCCGACGCTCGTCAACTGGAACGGCATTACCGTCGGCAGCCTGCGTCCGGCAGCGGCTCTGGCGTAA
- a CDS encoding DUF3750 domain-containing protein: protein MRFAARLFLFIGIVFILPTLATAAWWSLQDRPSTWREATWGSSGLLQPASADDKAAVYIMAARTGGMKGAFSLHCWIVVKRPGATEYERYDKVGWGSPIRKNAYPADAYWYSNAPEIVHQLHGASAEAVLAGIDTAIADYPYSKAGDYHIWPGPNSNSFVAHVIRSVPQMGARMPSNAVGRDYAPGAASFGWDRQRHDFKATLGGLLGIAAGAESGIELQFLGLVAGMDFARPALLIPAYGRLDLWRTETRIASGTHSVLIE, encoded by the coding sequence ATGAGATTTGCCGCCCGGTTGTTCCTTTTCATCGGGATCGTCTTCATCTTGCCGACACTGGCGACTGCGGCCTGGTGGAGCTTGCAGGATCGACCCTCCACATGGCGGGAGGCAACATGGGGAAGCTCCGGCCTGCTACAGCCCGCAAGCGCCGACGACAAGGCAGCCGTCTACATAATGGCGGCACGCACCGGCGGCATGAAAGGCGCATTCTCCCTCCATTGCTGGATCGTGGTCAAACGGCCGGGAGCCACCGAATACGAACGCTATGACAAGGTCGGCTGGGGCAGTCCCATCCGGAAGAATGCCTATCCAGCCGACGCCTACTGGTATTCCAACGCGCCTGAGATCGTGCACCAGCTTCACGGCGCAAGTGCGGAGGCGGTTCTTGCCGGCATCGATACAGCGATTGCGGATTATCCCTATTCGAAAGCAGGCGACTATCACATCTGGCCCGGACCGAACTCCAACAGCTTCGTCGCGCATGTCATTCGATCTGTGCCCCAGATGGGAGCCCGCATGCCTTCCAACGCGGTCGGCCGCGATTATGCGCCGGGTGCGGCCTCTTTCGGCTGGGACCGGCAACGCCATGATTTCAAGGCCACGCTCGGCGGGCTGTTGGGCATTGCCGCAGGAGCCGAGAGCGGCATCGAACTCCAGTTCCTGGGTCTGGTAGCGGGAATGGATTTTGCGCGGCCAGCACTTCTCATACCCGCCTATGGCCGGCTCGATCTCTGGCGCACGGAAACCCGGATCGCCAGCGGAACACATTCCGTGCTGATAGAATAG
- a CDS encoding SDR family oxidoreductase — translation MKHSAVVTGGASGIGTAIARRLLDDGWPVAIIDADEQALLTAEDLFVDENAIFLQADITDEEEIANAFDEVVDRLGLIGGLVNSAGISRDVSAEDTSAELLRELLDVNLVGAFIAAKASLERMGATLSIVNIASVSGMRANRGHLAYGASKAGLKMMSEVLALEFGNRGVRVNCVAPGPMEAAVVSGRHSVEERRLWIGHVPQARYGEPEEIAAAVAFLLSPEASFVNGHTLAVDGGFLSAGVHGES, via the coding sequence ATGAAGCATTCGGCCGTCGTCACCGGAGGCGCGTCGGGCATCGGAACAGCGATCGCCCGCCGTCTTCTGGACGACGGCTGGCCGGTTGCGATCATCGATGCCGACGAGCAGGCGCTGCTGACGGCGGAGGATCTGTTCGTCGACGAAAACGCCATCTTCCTTCAGGCCGACATCACCGATGAGGAAGAAATTGCGAATGCATTCGACGAGGTTGTCGATCGGCTCGGGCTGATCGGCGGCCTCGTCAATTCGGCCGGCATTTCCCGCGATGTCTCGGCCGAGGACACCAGCGCCGAATTGCTGCGGGAACTGCTCGACGTCAATCTGGTCGGCGCTTTCATCGCGGCGAAGGCATCGCTGGAACGCATGGGCGCGACGCTCTCCATCGTCAACATCGCCTCGGTTTCCGGCATGCGCGCCAATCGCGGGCATCTCGCCTATGGCGCTTCAAAGGCCGGCCTGAAAATGATGTCGGAAGTGCTGGCGCTGGAATTCGGCAATCGCGGCGTGCGGGTCAATTGCGTCGCACCGGGGCCGATGGAGGCTGCCGTGGTTTCGGGCCGGCATTCGGTCGAGGAGCGGCGGCTGTGGATCGGCCATGTGCCGCAAGCCCGCTATGGCGAACCGGAAGAGATAGCGGCAGCGGTCGCCTTCCTGCTTTCCCCCGAGGCCAGTTTCGTCAACGGCCACACACTGGCTGTGGATGGCGGGTTTCTTTCTGCAGGTGTCCACGGCGAGAGCTAG
- a CDS encoding acetyl-CoA acetyltransferase — MTACIVGWAHSQFGKLADETVESLIVKVTNDALDHAGIGPDDVDEIVLGHFNAGFSPQDFTASLVLQADDRFRFKPATRVENACATGSAAVRQGIRALEAKAARVVLVVGVEQMTTTPGPQVQQNLIRASYMKEEADIPAGFAGQFGKIAAAYFQRHGDQSDALAYIAAKNHRNGVDNPYAHMRKDFGYEFCRTESDKNPFVAGPLKRTDCSLVSDGAAAIVLTDATTALSMRRAVAFRANEHVQDFLPMSKRDILLFEGCEEAWARALKNAGVTLDDLSFVETHDCFTIAELIEYEAMGLAKRGEGGKVALEGQTQKDGRLPVNPSGGLKAKGHPIGATGVSMHVLTAMQLTGEAGGIQIPNAKLGGIFNMGGAAVANYVSILDRIR; from the coding sequence ATGACTGCATGCATCGTGGGCTGGGCTCACTCGCAATTCGGCAAGCTTGCGGACGAGACCGTCGAGAGCCTGATCGTCAAGGTAACGAATGATGCACTCGACCATGCCGGCATCGGGCCGGATGATGTCGACGAGATCGTTCTCGGGCATTTCAATGCCGGCTTCTCGCCGCAGGATTTCACCGCCAGCCTCGTACTGCAGGCTGACGATCGGTTCCGCTTCAAGCCCGCAACGCGCGTCGAGAATGCCTGCGCGACCGGCTCGGCCGCAGTGCGCCAGGGCATCCGGGCGCTGGAGGCCAAGGCTGCCCGCGTCGTGCTCGTCGTCGGCGTCGAGCAGATGACCACCACTCCAGGACCGCAGGTCCAGCAGAACCTGATCCGCGCCTCCTACATGAAGGAAGAGGCTGACATCCCGGCGGGGTTTGCCGGCCAGTTCGGCAAGATCGCGGCTGCCTACTTCCAGCGTCACGGCGACCAGTCGGACGCGCTGGCCTACATCGCCGCAAAGAACCACCGGAACGGCGTCGACAATCCCTATGCGCATATGCGCAAGGATTTCGGCTACGAGTTCTGCCGCACAGAGAGCGATAAGAATCCATTCGTGGCCGGCCCGCTGAAGCGCACGGACTGCTCTCTCGTTTCGGACGGCGCCGCCGCGATCGTGCTGACCGACGCGACGACGGCGCTTTCGATGCGCCGCGCCGTTGCTTTCCGCGCGAACGAGCACGTGCAGGACTTCCTGCCGATGTCGAAGCGCGACATCCTGCTGTTCGAGGGCTGCGAGGAAGCCTGGGCGCGCGCGCTGAAGAATGCCGGTGTCACGCTGGACGATCTGTCCTTCGTCGAGACGCATGACTGCTTCACCATCGCCGAACTGATCGAATATGAGGCCATGGGCCTGGCCAAGCGCGGCGAGGGCGGCAAAGTCGCTCTCGAAGGCCAGACGCAGAAGGACGGCCGACTGCCGGTCAACCCATCAGGCGGGTTGAAGGCGAAAGGCCATCCGATCGGCGCGACGGGCGTTTCGATGCATGTGCTGACCGCGATGCAGTTGACTGGCGAGGCCGGCGGCATCCAGATCCCCAACGCCAAGCTGGGCGGCATCTTCAACATGGGTGGTGCCGCGGTGGCGAATTACGTCTCCATCCTGGACCGCATCAGATGA